Proteins from a genomic interval of Inquilinus sp. Marseille-Q2685:
- a CDS encoding calcium-binding protein, with translation MTDYIGDDSNNTFTGGSGSDTFIGRGGNDTLTGGGGSDTFKYDTRQFGADVIKDFVAGAGGDRIDLSFLKVADLASLTPFMTEDNGNVLIKLGYNSWTESILIENTTIAQLTAANFVFNTSSDVVNTTGTGYRDVLFGGNANDILRGGDGNDTLVGGVGNDTLTGGGDEDTLRGGGGSDTFDYNSRQFGADVIKDFTAGAGGDRIDLSFLKVADLASLTPFMTEDNGNVLIKLGYNSWTESILIENTTIAQLTAANFVFNTSSDVVNTTGTGYRDVLFGGNANDILRGGDGNDSLVGGANSDTITGGGDDDTLRGGGGSDTFVYNSRQFGADVIKDFTAGAGGDRIDLSFLKVADLASLTPFMTEDNGNVLIKLGYNSWTESILIENTTIAQLTAANFVFNTSPDVINTTGTGYRDVLFGGSANDILRGGDGDDTIVGGANSDTITGGGDDDTLRGGSGSDTFVYNSRQFGDDVIKDFTRGAGGDKIDLSFLKVADLASLTPFMEEVDGGVVITLGYNSWSETIRIENTTIAQLTAANFVFNASSDVVNTTGTGYRDVLFGGNATDSLSGGDGNDSLAGGAGDDVLRGGTGSDRFFGGTGNDTVTYFGTDGAVTVNLATGVGSSGEAQGDTFNGVENVYGGKAGDTLTGNAGANILKGYDGNDQLAGGDGNDILNGGTGGDSINGGAGIDLGTYFDSAVGVTVNLAAGTGSGGTAHGDTLAAVEAVNGSTHADTLIGSSAANTLRGGDGNDFLRGGAGADVLDGGAGVDTVSYTDSAKGVTVNLAAGTGSGGTATGDTLLSIESVNGSSYADTLIGNSVANALTGAGGKDVLTGGAGSDRFVFGAGHSATGSANADRITDFSHAQGDRIDLSLIDANTGAAGNQAFSFIGTEAYTGVAGQLRYVVSNGDAVIAGDTDGDKVSDFNIVLDNIGSLQASDFVL, from the coding sequence ATGACGGACTATATCGGCGACGATAGCAACAACACCTTCACCGGCGGCAGCGGCAGCGATACCTTCATCGGGCGCGGCGGCAACGACACGCTCACGGGTGGCGGCGGCAGCGACACCTTCAAATACGACACCCGGCAGTTCGGCGCCGATGTCATCAAGGACTTCGTCGCCGGCGCCGGCGGCGACAGGATCGACCTGTCCTTTCTGAAGGTCGCCGATCTCGCCAGCCTGACGCCCTTCATGACCGAGGATAACGGCAACGTCCTCATCAAGCTCGGCTACAACAGCTGGACCGAGAGCATCCTCATCGAGAACACCACCATCGCCCAGCTGACCGCAGCGAACTTCGTCTTCAACACCTCGTCCGATGTGGTCAACACCACCGGCACCGGCTATCGCGACGTCCTGTTCGGCGGCAACGCCAACGACATCCTCCGCGGCGGCGACGGCAACGACACCCTCGTCGGCGGCGTCGGCAACGACACGCTCACCGGCGGCGGCGACGAGGACACGCTGCGCGGCGGCGGCGGCAGCGACACCTTCGACTACAACAGCCGGCAGTTCGGCGCCGATGTCATCAAGGACTTCACCGCCGGCGCCGGCGGCGACAGGATCGACCTGTCCTTCCTGAAGGTCGCCGATCTCGCCAGCCTGACGCCCTTCATGACCGAGGATAACGGCAACGTCCTCATCAAACTCGGCTACAACAGCTGGACCGAGAGCATCCTCATCGAGAACACCACCATCGCCCAGCTGACCGCGGCGAACTTCGTCTTCAACACCTCGTCCGACGTGGTCAACACCACCGGCACCGGCTATCGCGACGTCCTGTTCGGCGGCAACGCCAACGACATCCTCCGCGGCGGCGACGGCAACGACAGCCTCGTCGGCGGCGCCAACAGCGACACCATCACCGGCGGCGGCGACGACGACACGCTGCGCGGCGGCGGCGGCAGCGACACCTTCGTCTACAACAGCCGGCAGTTCGGCGCCGATGTCATCAAGGACTTCACCGCCGGCGCCGGCGGCGACAGGATCGACCTGTCCTTCCTGAAGGTCGCCGATCTCGCCAGCCTGACGCCCTTCATGACCGAGGATAACGGCAACGTCCTCATCAAACTCGGCTACAACAGCTGGACCGAGAGCATCCTCATCGAGAACACCACCATCGCCCAGCTGACCGCGGCGAACTTCGTCTTCAACACGTCGCCTGACGTGATCAACACCACCGGCACCGGCTATCGCGACGTCCTGTTCGGCGGCAGCGCCAACGACATCCTCCGCGGCGGCGACGGCGACGACACCATCGTCGGCGGCGCCAACAGCGACACCATCACCGGCGGCGGCGACGACGACACGCTGCGCGGCGGCAGCGGCAGCGACACCTTCGTCTACAACAGCCGGCAATTCGGCGACGACGTCATCAAGGACTTCACCCGCGGCGCCGGCGGCGACAAGATCGACCTGAGCTTCCTGAAGGTCGCCGATCTCGCCAGCCTGACGCCCTTCATGGAGGAGGTCGATGGCGGTGTCGTTATCACCCTCGGCTACAACAGCTGGTCCGAGACGATCCGCATCGAGAACACCACCATCGCCCAGCTGACCGCGGCGAACTTCGTCTTCAACGCCTCGTCCGACGTAGTCAACACCACCGGCACCGGCTATCGCGACGTCCTGTTCGGCGGCAACGCCACCGACAGCCTCTCCGGCGGCGACGGCAACGACAGCCTCGCCGGCGGCGCCGGCGACGACGTGCTTCGCGGCGGCACCGGCAGCGACCGGTTCTTCGGCGGCACCGGCAACGACACCGTCACCTATTTCGGCACCGACGGTGCCGTCACGGTGAACCTGGCCACCGGCGTCGGCAGCAGCGGCGAGGCGCAGGGCGACACCTTCAACGGCGTCGAGAACGTCTATGGCGGCAAGGCCGGCGACACGCTGACCGGCAATGCCGGCGCCAACATCCTCAAGGGGTATGACGGCAACGACCAGCTTGCCGGCGGGGATGGGAACGACATCCTCAACGGCGGGACCGGCGGCGATTCCATCAACGGCGGGGCCGGCATCGACCTCGGCACCTATTTCGACAGCGCCGTGGGCGTGACCGTGAACCTCGCCGCCGGCACCGGCAGCGGCGGCACCGCGCATGGCGACACCCTGGCCGCGGTCGAGGCCGTCAACGGTTCCACCCATGCCGACACGCTGATCGGCAGCAGCGCCGCCAATACCCTGCGCGGCGGCGACGGCAACGATTTCCTCCGCGGCGGTGCTGGCGCCGATGTCCTCGACGGCGGCGCCGGCGTCGATACGGTCAGCTACACCGACAGCGCCAAGGGCGTGACCGTCAATCTGGCCGCGGGCACCGGCAGCGGCGGCACCGCCACGGGCGATACGCTGCTCTCCATCGAATCCGTCAACGGCTCCAGCTACGCCGACACGCTGATCGGCAACAGCGTGGCCAACGCCCTGACCGGTGCGGGCGGAAAGGACGTGCTGACCGGCGGGGCCGGGTCCGACCGCTTCGTCTTCGGCGCCGGCCACAGCGCGACGGGATCCGCCAACGCCGACCGGATCACCGATTTCAGCCACGCCCAGGGCGACAGGATCGACCTGTCGCTGATCGACGCCAACACCGGCGCCGCCGGAAACCAGGCCTTCAGCTTCATCGGCACCGAAGCCTATACCGGCGTCGCCGGCCAGCTGCGCTATGTCGTCTCCAACGGCGACGCGGTGATCGCCGGCGATACCGACGGCGACAAGGTTTCCGACTTCAACATCGTGCTCGACAACATCGGCAGCCTGCAGGCCTCCGACTTCGTCCTGTAA
- a CDS encoding DMT family transporter, whose protein sequence is MQIFGMSTHETSAPAPLAQRVPPQLFFVVSAVFHYLGPACAVLLFAAVEVLGVAWLRIATAALVFALWRRPWRLWRRSSPADRRTLLALGLVLAAMNGCFYLAIARLPLATVGAIEFLGPIGLALAGLRSRRNLAALGLAAAGVALLTQIRLEGDALGYALAFANCALFVAYIVLGHRIAGAGGIDGLAAAMLAALAAITPFGLGPALPALADPALLLAGIGVGVASSVIPYACDLLAMARLPRASFALMLALLPATAAGIGVLVLGQIPSARDLAGIGLVMAGVALHRAVRA, encoded by the coding sequence ATGCAAATCTTCGGCATGTCGACCCATGAGACCTCCGCCCCCGCGCCGCTGGCGCAGCGGGTGCCGCCACAGCTGTTCTTCGTCGTCAGCGCCGTGTTCCACTATCTGGGGCCGGCCTGCGCCGTGCTGCTGTTCGCCGCGGTCGAGGTGCTGGGCGTGGCCTGGCTGCGCATCGCCACGGCCGCCCTGGTCTTCGCGCTGTGGCGCCGGCCCTGGCGGCTGTGGCGGCGCAGCAGCCCGGCCGATCGCCGCACGCTGCTGGCGCTGGGCTTGGTGCTGGCGGCGATGAACGGCTGCTTCTACCTGGCCATCGCCCGGCTGCCGCTGGCGACGGTCGGCGCCATCGAGTTCCTGGGGCCGATCGGCTTGGCGCTGGCCGGGCTGCGCAGCCGGCGGAACCTCGCGGCGCTGGGTCTGGCGGCGGCCGGCGTGGCGCTGCTGACCCAGATCCGGCTGGAGGGCGACGCGCTGGGCTATGCCCTGGCCTTCGCCAATTGCGCGCTGTTCGTCGCCTACATCGTGCTGGGCCACCGCATCGCCGGGGCCGGCGGCATCGACGGGCTGGCCGCGGCGATGCTGGCGGCGCTAGCGGCGATCACCCCGTTCGGGCTGGGCCCGGCCCTGCCGGCGCTGGCGGATCCGGCGCTGCTGCTGGCCGGGATCGGGGTCGGCGTCGCCTCCTCGGTCATCCCCTATGCCTGCGACCTGCTGGCCATGGCCCGGCTGCCGCGCGCCAGCTTCGCGCTGATGCTGGCGCTGCTGCCGGCCACCGCCGCCGGGATCGGCGTCCTGGTGCTGGGACAGATCCCCTCGGCCCGGGACCTGGCCGGCATCGGTCTGGTGATGGCCGGCGTCGCCCTGCATCGGGCCGTTCGGGCCTGA
- a CDS encoding Lrp/AsnC family transcriptional regulator translates to MAFQVSPLLADERNLALIRLLQAEPRLGTAELARRVGMSAPAVRERLLRLEEAGVIRGWRLELEPKALGYPLTVFVRIRPMPGQVPKVAELARAMPQVAECHRITGEDCFILKVHVEAIETLDRLPARFLAQGQPTPSFVQSTPVPPRAPPLPG, encoded by the coding sequence TTGGCCTTCCAGGTCTCGCCGCTGCTCGCCGACGAGCGCAACCTCGCGCTGATCCGCCTGCTGCAGGCCGAGCCGCGCCTGGGCACGGCCGAGCTGGCGCGGCGCGTCGGCATGTCGGCGCCGGCAGTGCGCGAGCGGCTGCTGCGGCTGGAGGAGGCGGGGGTGATCCGCGGCTGGCGGCTGGAGCTGGAGCCGAAGGCGCTCGGCTATCCGCTGACCGTGTTCGTCCGCATCCGGCCGATGCCGGGGCAGGTGCCGAAGGTCGCCGAGCTGGCGCGGGCCATGCCCCAGGTGGCGGAATGCCACCGCATCACCGGCGAGGACTGCTTCATCCTGAAGGTGCATGTCGAGGCGATCGAGACGCTGGACCGGCTGCCCGCCCGCTTCCTGGCGCAGGGCCAGCCCACCCCCTCGTTTGTCCAGTCCACTCCGGTGCCGCCGCGCGCCCCGCCGCTGCCAGGGTAG
- the recR gene encoding recombination mediator RecR: MSGEIATMMDLLARLPGLGPRSARRIALHLLRHRDTAMRPLAQALEAAATAIVPCSICGNLDTVDPCPICSDPARDAGVICVVEQVADLWALERARAFRGRYHVLGGTLSAIDGVGPEDLAIPRLLARAREPGVTEVILALNATVDGQTTAHYLAEKLEGAGPSVTRLAHGVPVGGELDYLDDGTLVAALRSRRGLQP, translated from the coding sequence ATGAGCGGCGAGATCGCCACCATGATGGACCTGCTGGCGCGGCTGCCGGGGCTGGGGCCCCGGTCGGCGCGCCGGATCGCGCTGCATCTGCTGCGCCACCGCGACACCGCGATGCGCCCGCTGGCCCAGGCGCTCGAGGCTGCCGCCACGGCGATCGTGCCCTGCTCCATCTGCGGCAACCTCGACACCGTCGACCCCTGCCCGATCTGCAGCGACCCGGCCCGCGACGCCGGGGTGATCTGCGTGGTCGAGCAGGTGGCCGACCTGTGGGCGCTGGAGCGGGCGCGCGCCTTCCGCGGCCGCTACCACGTGCTGGGCGGCACCCTGTCGGCGATCGACGGTGTCGGGCCGGAGGACCTGGCGATCCCCCGCCTGCTGGCCCGCGCCCGCGAACCCGGCGTGACCGAGGTGATCCTGGCCCTGAACGCCACGGTCGACGGCCAGACCACCGCGCATTACCTGGCCGAGAAGCTGGAGGGCGCCGGCCCCAGCGTCACCCGGCTGGCGCATGGCGTGCCGGTGGGCGGCGAGCTGGACTATCTCGACGACGGCACCCTGGTCGCCGCCCTGCGCTCGCGCCGCGGGCTGCAGCCATAG
- the aspT gene encoding aspartate-alanine antiporter, whose product MEILHNLFKASPEAALFLSLAIGYAVGKIQFGRFQFGGVAGSLIAAVLISQVGVTIDPGIKAVAFALFIYAVGFESGPQFFNSLNRSALREIVLAVFLAATALVTVILCARIGGLDKGLAAGIAAGGLTQSAIIGTAGDTLNRLGLPAEEVARQQSEIAIGYAVTYIFGSLGPILVCLILIPRLFGRDIREDAVKAERALAGGGAVLGRGDVAAAPALVGRAYAVIAAAGRTVGEIEAAAPGITIERVRRGDSAPAVDPGLRLAAGDHVLVVGRREAVVAAAPAIGTEEAAAAGMDMVLHLRDVVFTRPGASGKTIGELKAQADAAARHGVYIAGITRMERPLPVLDGTALHHGDVITLQGAASDVDRAAKLLGYEIAPSDKTDFVYLGLGILLGLLVGLITARVGGIPLTLGSGGGALLSGLVFGWLRAKHPTFGAMPSAAGQILKDFGLAAFVACVGLSSGAQAWTTLQESGAAIFVLGLVVTLVPLVLTLLFGRYVLRYDNAAILAGALSGSRSANPAFGAVLDKAGNSVPTVPFAITYAMANVLLTILGPLVVGFV is encoded by the coding sequence ATGGAAATACTTCATAATTTATTCAAAGCCTCGCCAGAGGCCGCATTGTTCCTGTCGCTGGCGATCGGCTACGCCGTCGGCAAGATCCAGTTCGGCCGGTTCCAGTTCGGCGGGGTCGCCGGCTCGCTGATCGCCGCGGTGCTGATCAGCCAGGTCGGGGTGACGATCGATCCCGGCATCAAGGCGGTGGCCTTCGCCCTGTTCATCTACGCCGTCGGCTTCGAGAGCGGCCCGCAATTCTTCAATTCGCTGAACCGCTCGGCGCTGCGCGAGATCGTGCTGGCCGTGTTCCTGGCGGCGACGGCGCTGGTCACCGTCATTCTCTGCGCCCGGATCGGCGGGCTGGACAAGGGGCTGGCGGCCGGCATCGCCGCCGGCGGGCTGACCCAGTCGGCGATCATCGGCACCGCCGGCGACACGCTGAACCGCCTGGGCCTGCCCGCGGAGGAGGTGGCGCGCCAGCAATCCGAGATCGCGATCGGCTATGCCGTCACCTACATCTTCGGCTCGCTGGGGCCGATCCTGGTCTGCCTGATCCTGATCCCGCGCCTGTTCGGCCGCGACATCCGCGAGGATGCGGTGAAGGCCGAGCGGGCGCTGGCCGGCGGCGGCGCCGTGCTGGGCCGCGGCGACGTCGCGGCGGCGCCGGCGCTGGTCGGCCGCGCCTACGCCGTCATCGCGGCCGCCGGGCGGACGGTCGGCGAGATCGAGGCCGCGGCGCCGGGGATCACGATCGAGCGGGTGCGCCGCGGCGATTCGGCGCCGGCGGTCGACCCCGGTCTGCGGCTCGCGGCCGGCGACCATGTGCTGGTGGTCGGCCGGCGCGAGGCGGTGGTCGCGGCGGCGCCGGCGATCGGCACCGAAGAGGCTGCGGCGGCGGGCATGGACATGGTGCTGCATCTCCGCGACGTGGTCTTCACCCGCCCCGGCGCCAGCGGCAAGACCATCGGCGAGCTCAAGGCCCAGGCCGACGCCGCAGCCAGGCACGGCGTCTACATCGCCGGCATCACCCGGATGGAGCGGCCGCTGCCGGTGCTGGACGGCACCGCGCTGCATCACGGCGACGTGATCACGCTGCAGGGCGCCGCCTCCGATGTCGACCGGGCGGCGAAGCTGCTCGGCTACGAGATCGCGCCCAGCGACAAGACCGATTTCGTCTATCTCGGCCTCGGCATCCTGCTGGGCCTGCTGGTCGGCCTGATAACCGCGCGGGTCGGCGGCATCCCGCTGACCCTGGGCAGCGGCGGCGGCGCGCTGCTGTCCGGCCTCGTCTTCGGCTGGCTGCGCGCCAAGCACCCGACCTTCGGGGCGATGCCGTCGGCGGCCGGCCAGATCCTGAAGGATTTCGGCCTCGCCGCCTTCGTCGCCTGCGTCGGCCTGTCCTCCGGCGCCCAGGCCTGGACCACGCTGCAGGAAAGCGGCGCCGCGATCTTCGTGCTCGGCCTCGTGGTCACGCTGGTGCCGCTGGTGCTGACGCTGCTCTTCGGCCGCTACGTGCTGCGTTACGACAACGCCGCCATCCTGGCCGGCGCCCTGTCCGGGTCGCGCAGCGCCAACCCGGCCTTCGGTGCCGTGCTCGACAAGGCCGGCAACTCGGTGCCGACCGTGCCCTTCGCCATCACCTACGCCATGGCCAATGTGCTGCTGACGATCCTCGGGCCCCTCGTGGTCGGTTTCGTCTGA
- a CDS encoding bifunctional aspartate transaminase/aspartate 4-decarboxylase codes for MNDTAPAIDEKTAASLAKLSPFELKDALIQLAKSDADRMMLNAGRGNPNFLATVPRHGFFQLGLFAMTEAERSFAYMPEGVGGFPRRDGIEGRFEIFARAHKDVPGVAFLVGAVSYVRDQLGLSAGDFLYEMCEGILACNYPVPDRMLVLSEKIVGQYLRKEMIGRQSFVGDFDLYAVEGGTAAMTYLFNSLRENRLLAPGDSIAIGLPIFTPYIEIPHLNDYRLVEVGLNADAEKGWQYGDKELDKLLDPKVKAFFLVNPSNPPSVKLGAANLKRLQEIVARRPDLILLTDDVYGTFADDFVSLFATCPQNTILVYSYSKYFGATGWRLGVIATHRDNVLDRAIARLPARVQKELDERYASITTDPRRLPFIDRVVADSRTVALNHTAGLSTPQQVQMVLFSLFCLMDEPDSYKNAMKRIIRRRKAALYQAAGVTLEEDENSVDYYTILDLEVLGTRLHGRKFVDWFMKNTKPQEVLFRLAKESGVVLLPGRGFGTLHPSARVSLANLNETDYARIGAAIRTLMAEYVGRFQAAGKRK; via the coding sequence ATGAACGACACCGCACCCGCCATCGACGAGAAGACGGCCGCCTCGCTCGCCAAGCTCAGCCCGTTCGAGCTGAAGGACGCGCTGATCCAGCTGGCGAAGAGCGACGCCGACCGGATGATGCTGAACGCCGGCCGCGGCAACCCGAACTTCCTGGCGACCGTGCCGCGCCACGGCTTCTTCCAGCTCGGCCTGTTCGCCATGACCGAGGCCGAACGCTCCTTCGCCTACATGCCGGAAGGGGTCGGCGGCTTCCCGCGGCGCGACGGCATCGAGGGCCGGTTCGAGATCTTCGCCCGCGCCCACAAGGACGTGCCCGGCGTCGCCTTCCTGGTCGGCGCCGTGTCCTATGTCCGCGACCAGCTCGGCCTCTCCGCCGGCGACTTCCTCTACGAGATGTGCGAGGGCATCCTCGCCTGCAACTACCCGGTGCCGGACCGGATGCTGGTGCTCTCCGAGAAGATCGTCGGCCAGTACCTCCGCAAGGAGATGATCGGCCGCCAGTCCTTCGTCGGCGATTTCGACCTCTACGCGGTCGAAGGCGGCACCGCGGCGATGACCTATCTGTTCAACAGCCTGCGCGAGAACCGGCTGCTGGCGCCGGGCGATTCGATCGCGATCGGCCTGCCGATCTTCACCCCCTATATCGAGATCCCGCATCTCAACGACTACAGGCTGGTCGAGGTCGGGCTGAACGCCGATGCGGAGAAGGGCTGGCAGTACGGCGACAAGGAGCTCGACAAGCTGCTCGACCCGAAGGTGAAGGCCTTCTTCCTGGTCAACCCGTCCAACCCGCCCTCGGTCAAGCTGGGCGCGGCCAACCTGAAGCGGCTGCAGGAGATCGTGGCCAGGCGGCCCGACCTGATCCTCCTGACCGACGACGTCTACGGCACCTTCGCCGACGATTTCGTGTCGCTGTTCGCGACCTGCCCGCAGAACACGATCCTGGTCTATTCCTACTCCAAGTATTTCGGCGCCACCGGCTGGCGCCTCGGCGTGATCGCCACCCACAGGGACAACGTGCTGGACCGCGCCATCGCCAGGCTGCCGGCCAGGGTGCAGAAGGAGCTGGACGAGCGCTATGCGTCGATCACCACCGACCCCCGCCGCCTGCCCTTCATCGACCGGGTGGTGGCCGACAGCCGCACCGTCGCGCTGAACCACACCGCCGGCCTGTCGACGCCGCAGCAGGTGCAGATGGTGCTGTTCTCGCTGTTCTGCCTGATGGACGAGCCCGATTCCTACAAGAACGCGATGAAGCGGATCATCCGCCGCCGCAAGGCCGCGCTGTACCAGGCCGCCGGGGTGACGCTGGAGGAAGACGAGAACTCGGTCGACTACTACACCATCCTGGATCTCGAGGTGCTGGGCACCCGGCTGCACGGGCGCAAGTTCGTCGACTGGTTCATGAAGAACACGAAGCCGCAGGAGGTGCTGTTCCGGCTGGCCAAGGAAAGCGGCGTGGTGCTGCTGCCGGGCCGCGGCTTCGGCACGCTGCACCCCTCGGCCCGGGTGTCGCTCGCCAACCTGAACGAGACCGACTACGCCAGGATCGGCGCCGCGATCCGCACGCTGATGGCGGAGTATGTCGGCCGGTTCCAGGCGGCGGGGAAGAGGAAATAG
- a CDS encoding aspartate aminotransferase family protein produces MDDAGRVIDSPMRAELERYEASHPASKRLAERAGAVFPGGVPLHWMRDWATPFPLFMAEARGAELVDADGHRYADFCLGDTGSMFGHSPEPVARAVADQVARGVTAMLPTEDGVAAAEALARRFGLPYWQVTTTATDANRFVLRWARAITGRPKILVFNGCYHGTVDDTFVRLDDGRPAHRPGLLGQAADLTATTKVVEFNDVAGLEAALAPGDVACVITEPALTNIGMVLPEPGFHAALRGLTRRHGTLLVIDETHTISTGPGGWTREYGLEPDVLTLGKPIAGGIPCGVYGFTAEVEARMRRVKAGVPHGHSGMGTTLSANALAMRALRAMLEEVMTEAAYAGMVDRARRLAAGIEAAVARHGLAWHVTQIGARVEFHFTPTPYRTGGEAASAMRPDLEQFVNLFLINRGILIAPFHNMMLASPATTEDQIARFHDAFDACAAALAGHA; encoded by the coding sequence TTGGACGATGCGGGCAGGGTGATCGACAGCCCGATGCGGGCGGAGCTGGAGCGCTACGAGGCCTCCCACCCCGCTTCGAAGCGCCTGGCGGAGCGGGCGGGGGCGGTCTTCCCCGGCGGCGTACCGCTGCACTGGATGCGCGACTGGGCCACGCCCTTCCCGTTGTTCATGGCCGAGGCCCGGGGCGCCGAGCTGGTCGACGCCGACGGCCATCGCTACGCCGATTTCTGCCTGGGCGACACCGGGTCGATGTTCGGCCATTCGCCGGAACCGGTGGCGCGCGCCGTGGCGGACCAGGTCGCCCGCGGCGTCACCGCCATGCTGCCGACCGAAGACGGCGTGGCGGCGGCCGAGGCGCTGGCCCGCCGCTTCGGCCTGCCCTACTGGCAGGTGACGACGACCGCGACCGACGCCAACCGCTTCGTGCTGCGCTGGGCCCGCGCCATCACCGGCCGGCCGAAGATCCTGGTGTTCAACGGCTGCTATCACGGCACGGTGGACGACACCTTCGTCCGGCTGGACGATGGCCGGCCGGCGCACCGGCCCGGCCTGCTGGGCCAGGCGGCCGACCTGACCGCGACGACCAAGGTGGTCGAGTTCAACGACGTGGCGGGGCTGGAGGCGGCGCTGGCACCCGGCGACGTCGCCTGCGTCATCACCGAGCCGGCGTTGACCAATATCGGCATGGTGCTGCCCGAGCCCGGCTTCCACGCGGCCTTGCGCGGCCTGACACGCCGGCATGGCACGCTGCTGGTGATCGACGAGACGCACACGATCTCGACCGGCCCGGGCGGCTGGACCCGGGAATACGGGCTGGAGCCGGATGTCCTCACCCTCGGCAAGCCGATCGCCGGCGGCATCCCCTGCGGCGTCTACGGCTTCACCGCCGAGGTCGAGGCGCGGATGCGCCGGGTCAAGGCGGGCGTGCCGCACGGCCACAGCGGCATGGGCACGACGCTGTCGGCCAACGCCCTGGCCATGCGCGCCCTCAGGGCCATGCTGGAGGAGGTGATGACCGAGGCCGCCTATGCCGGCATGGTCGACCGCGCCCGGCGCTTGGCCGCGGGGATCGAGGCCGCGGTGGCGCGGCACGGCCTGGCCTGGCACGTCACCCAGATCGGCGCCCGGGTCGAGTTCCACTTCACGCCGACGCCCTACCGCACCGGCGGCGAAGCCGCTTCGGCGATGCGGCCGGATCTGGAGCAATTCGTGAACCTGTTCCTGATCAACCGCGGCATCCTGATCGCGCCGTTCCACAACATGATGCTGGCCAGCCCGGCCACGACGGAGGACCAGATCGCCCGCTTCCACGACGCCTTCGACGCCTGCGCCGCGGCGCTGGCCGGCCACGCCTGA
- a CDS encoding glutamine synthetase family protein, whose translation MPDATSNAAADPAEECLDFLARHRDIRFVDILLTDACGVQRGKRIPVGELERIWRNGRYMPGSIISLDITGADVEETGLVWEDGDADRTARPVPGTLVPVPWKAEPSAQLLLTLFELDGTPSAYDPRQVLSRVVSRLAADGLHPVVAVELEFYVFDAAWRESGRPVPPRGASTGKQAYGMADLDELGDFLADLYACCEIQGLPADTAISEYAPGQVEINLKHRTDALRAADDAIMYKRLVRAVAKRHGMEATFMAKPYAGETGSGTHLHISLADGDGGNRFAAEGGDDLLRHAIGGMGATIRDGMLVFAPNANSYRRFQTLSYAPLAPTWGVNNRTVALRVPIGPPAAKHVEHRVAGADANPYLALAAALAGMHRGILDRRDPGPPVTGNGYGTPASDIPPNWLDSIRDFRQSALMRDYLGDAFVDAFAKIKLAEYRRFHSQVPPLDFDWYARVV comes from the coding sequence ATGCCCGACGCGACTTCGAACGCCGCCGCCGATCCGGCAGAGGAATGCCTCGATTTCCTGGCCCGGCACCGCGACATCCGCTTCGTCGACATCCTGCTGACCGATGCCTGCGGCGTGCAGCGCGGCAAGCGCATCCCGGTGGGGGAGCTGGAGCGGATCTGGCGCAACGGCCGCTACATGCCCGGCTCGATCATCAGCCTCGACATCACCGGGGCGGATGTGGAGGAGACCGGGCTGGTGTGGGAGGACGGCGACGCCGACCGCACCGCCCGGCCCGTGCCCGGCACGCTGGTGCCGGTGCCGTGGAAGGCCGAGCCTTCGGCCCAGCTCCTGCTGACGCTGTTCGAGCTGGACGGCACGCCGTCCGCCTACGACCCGCGCCAGGTGCTGTCCCGGGTGGTGTCGCGCCTGGCGGCCGACGGCCTGCATCCCGTGGTGGCGGTGGAGCTGGAGTTCTACGTCTTCGACGCAGCCTGGCGCGAGAGCGGACGCCCGGTGCCGCCGCGCGGCGCCAGCACCGGCAAGCAGGCCTACGGCATGGCCGATCTCGACGAGCTCGGCGACTTCCTGGCCGATCTCTACGCCTGCTGCGAGATCCAGGGCCTGCCGGCCGACACGGCGATCAGCGAATATGCGCCGGGCCAGGTCGAGATCAACCTGAAGCACCGGACGGACGCGCTGCGCGCCGCCGACGACGCCATCATGTACAAGCGGCTGGTCCGCGCCGTGGCCAAGCGGCATGGGATGGAGGCCACCTTCATGGCCAAGCCCTATGCCGGGGAGACCGGCAGCGGCACCCATCTGCACATCAGCCTGGCCGACGGCGACGGCGGCAACCGCTTCGCGGCCGAGGGCGGGGACGACCTCTTGCGTCATGCCATCGGCGGCATGGGGGCGACGATCCGCGACGGCATGCTGGTCTTCGCCCCGAACGCCAACTCCTACCGCCGGTTCCAGACCCTCAGCTACGCGCCGCTGGCGCCGACCTGGGGCGTCAACAATCGCACCGTGGCGCTGCGCGTGCCGATCGGCCCGCCGGCAGCCAAGCATGTCGAGCACCGGGTGGCGGGCGCCGACGCCAACCCCTATCTGGCGCTGGCGGCGGCGCTGGCCGGGATGCATCGCGGCATTCTCGACAGGCGCGACCCCGGCCCGCCGGTGACCGGCAACGGCTACGGCACCCCGGCTTCGGACATCCCGCCGAACTGGCTGGATTCGATCCGCGACTTCCGGCAGTCGGCCCTGATGCGCGACTATCTCGGCGACGCCTTCGTCGACGCCTTCGCCAAGATCAAGCTGGCCGAATACCGGCGCTTTCATAGCCAGGTGCCGCCGCTGGACTTCGACTGGTACGCCCGGGTGGTGTGA